One window from the genome of Pseudoalteromonas sp. '520P1 No. 423' encodes:
- the xdhB gene encoding xanthine dehydrogenase molybdopterin binding subunit — translation MRKLIDLPSKESSKVAGKVGVSRKHESAEKHVSGKALYIDDRPVMANHLYAAIGQTTIAHGIVKSIDLSKVKAAPGVVDVLVAGDVPGHLDIGPVFKGDPVLVLDKVEFMGQALFAVAATSHEAAVKAAKLAVVEYDELEPVLSVKDALAKKNFVRPTHIQSRGDAPTAIDSSDHVLEGELKIGGQEHFYLEGQISSAEPTEDGGMIIYTSSQHPSEVQILVAEVLDIPFNKVVVDMRRMGGGFGGKETQAAPWACIAALLANKTGRCVKLRLNRVDDMTLTGKRHPFENDYRTGFDSEGLIKGIEFNINGNCGYSPDLSDAIVDRAMFHSDNAYFLEHAHVVGNRCKTNTVSHTAYRGFGGPQGMISIEGVMDDIARKVAKDPLEVRKLNLYGQTDRNVTHYGQTVEHNILPMMIDKLEADCEYQKRRAEITQFNKENPFLKKGISLTPVKFGISFTVQHLNQAGALIHLYTDGSIQLNHGGTEMGQGLNTKVAQVVAQEFQVDIDNIVCTATRTDKVPNTSPTAASSGTDLNGKAAQNAAKTIRARLVDFASEHFSVKQEEVIFLDNQVHIGEEKVIAFAELIQLAYMNRVSLSSTGFYKTPKIHYNRDKANGRPFFYYANGVSCSEVLIDTLTGEYKVVRVDILHDVGDSLNPAIDLGQIEGAFVQGMGWLTTEELVWDEKGRLMTNGPATYKIPAIADMPEKFNVELLQNEPNREATIYNSKAVGEPPFMLAISVWSALRDAVSSVSDYKLSPVLHTPATPERVLMAVQQMKAQ, via the coding sequence ATGCGTAAGTTAATCGATTTACCAAGTAAAGAATCTAGTAAAGTTGCAGGTAAAGTAGGTGTTTCTAGGAAACATGAAAGCGCTGAAAAACATGTCAGTGGTAAAGCTTTATATATAGATGACCGCCCAGTAATGGCAAACCATTTATATGCTGCTATTGGTCAAACAACAATTGCACACGGAATCGTTAAATCAATCGATTTAAGCAAAGTTAAAGCCGCGCCTGGTGTTGTAGATGTTTTAGTGGCTGGCGATGTGCCAGGGCATTTAGATATAGGCCCTGTATTTAAAGGTGATCCGGTACTTGTTTTAGATAAAGTAGAGTTTATGGGGCAAGCCTTGTTTGCAGTTGCAGCAACAAGCCATGAAGCCGCTGTAAAAGCAGCAAAACTCGCTGTTGTAGAATATGACGAGTTAGAACCTGTGTTATCTGTAAAAGATGCACTCGCTAAAAAGAATTTTGTTCGTCCAACACATATACAAAGCCGTGGCGATGCGCCAACTGCTATTGATAGTAGTGATCATGTGTTAGAAGGCGAGCTAAAAATTGGTGGTCAAGAACACTTTTATTTAGAAGGTCAGATCTCAAGCGCAGAGCCGACAGAAGATGGCGGCATGATCATTTACACTTCTAGCCAGCATCCTTCAGAAGTACAAATTTTAGTAGCAGAAGTATTAGATATTCCATTCAATAAAGTGGTTGTTGATATGCGCCGTATGGGCGGTGGTTTTGGTGGCAAAGAAACGCAAGCCGCACCTTGGGCATGTATTGCTGCATTGCTAGCTAATAAAACAGGTCGATGCGTTAAATTACGCTTAAATCGTGTTGATGATATGACTTTAACAGGTAAGCGTCATCCATTTGAAAATGATTATCGTACAGGCTTTGATAGTGAAGGTTTAATCAAAGGCATTGAATTTAATATTAATGGTAACTGTGGTTATTCACCTGATTTATCAGATGCGATTGTAGATCGTGCTATGTTTCATAGCGATAACGCATACTTTTTAGAGCATGCCCATGTTGTAGGTAATCGTTGTAAAACAAATACGGTTTCACATACTGCTTATCGTGGGTTTGGTGGCCCACAAGGCATGATCTCCATTGAAGGTGTAATGGATGATATTGCACGTAAGGTAGCTAAAGACCCGTTAGAAGTTCGTAAATTAAACCTATATGGTCAAACAGATAGAAATGTGACTCATTATGGTCAAACGGTAGAACACAACATTTTACCTATGATGATTGATAAGCTTGAGGCTGATTGTGAGTATCAAAAACGTCGTGCAGAAATAACGCAGTTTAATAAAGAAAACCCGTTCTTGAAGAAGGGCATCTCTCTCACGCCGGTTAAATTTGGCATCTCATTTACAGTGCAACATTTAAACCAGGCTGGTGCCCTGATTCATCTTTATACCGATGGCTCAATTCAGCTTAACCACGGCGGTACTGAAATGGGACAAGGTCTAAATACTAAGGTTGCGCAAGTTGTAGCACAAGAATTTCAAGTAGATATAGACAATATTGTATGTACTGCAACTCGTACAGATAAAGTGCCAAATACTTCACCTACTGCGGCATCATCAGGTACAGACTTAAATGGTAAAGCGGCACAAAATGCTGCAAAAACGATTCGAGCAAGATTAGTAGACTTTGCAAGTGAGCATTTCTCTGTAAAACAAGAGGAAGTGATCTTCTTAGACAATCAAGTGCATATTGGCGAAGAAAAAGTAATAGCGTTTGCTGAGTTGATTCAATTGGCTTATATGAATCGTGTTTCTTTATCTTCTACTGGTTTTTATAAAACACCAAAAATTCATTACAACCGTGATAAAGCCAATGGCCGACCATTTTTTTATTACGCCAATGGCGTGTCATGCTCAGAAGTATTAATCGATACCTTAACCGGTGAATATAAAGTTGTACGTGTAGATATATTACATGATGTAGGTGATTCATTAAATCCTGCAATTGATTTAGGTCAGATTGAAGGTGCATTTGTTCAAGGTATGGGTTGGTTAACCACTGAAGAGCTAGTGTGGGATGAAAAAGGCCGCCTTATGACCAATGGCCCTGCAACTTACAAAATTCCAGCGATTGCTGATATGCCCGAAAAATTCAATGTAGAGCTACTACAAAATGAGCCAAATCGTGAAGCCACAATTTACAACTCTAAAGCGGTAGGTGAACCACCGTTTATGTTAGCGATTTCAGTTTGGTCAGCATTAAGAGATGCGGTATCTAGTGTTAGTGATTATAAATTGAGTCCAGTGTTACATACACCTGCAACACCAGAGCGTGTATTGATGGCTGTTCAGCAAATGAAAGCACAATAA
- a CDS encoding ureidoglycolate lyase, which translates to MQQCYISEDENGKKFIEAMPLTAAEFAQFGDVIECADSVENFEINQGFTIRFHNLADVDVADNDGKTIINIFRSTPLALPIQIGMMERHPKGSQAFIPMGNNPYLVVVAPKGDLDLTKIRVFLASADQGVNYHKGTWHHFCLALNDQSDFLVVDRGGKGDNCDEIALIDEQKITIKF; encoded by the coding sequence ATGCAGCAGTGTTATATCAGTGAAGATGAAAACGGTAAAAAGTTTATTGAAGCTATGCCTTTAACAGCTGCTGAATTTGCCCAATTTGGTGATGTCATTGAATGTGCTGATTCAGTTGAAAACTTTGAAATTAATCAAGGTTTCACAATACGTTTTCATAATTTAGCTGATGTAGATGTGGCTGATAATGACGGTAAAACCATTATAAATATTTTTCGTTCTACGCCTTTGGCGTTGCCAATTCAGATTGGCATGATGGAGCGTCACCCTAAAGGTAGCCAAGCATTTATACCTATGGGAAATAATCCGTATTTAGTGGTTGTCGCACCTAAGGGTGACTTAGACTTAACTAAAATACGCGTATTTTTAGCCTCGGCAGATCAAGGCGTTAATTATCATAAAGGGACTTGGCATCACTTCTGTTTAGCTCTTAATGATCAAAGTGATTTCTTGGTAGTAGACCGTGGTGGTAAAGGTGATAACTGTGATGAAATCGCCTTAATAGATGAACAAAAAATCACAATTAAATTTTAG
- the uraD gene encoding 2-oxo-4-hydroxy-4-carboxy-5-ureidoimidazoline decarboxylase has product MNFQDINAMDLAQAKHAFMQCCTSSAWVSKMVESRPHADLDALFEAANDNWIGLSEGDYLEAFDGHPKIGDVSSLMKKYANTKELAAGEQSGMNAADELTIKALAKGNDDYHAKFGFIFIVCATGKSAAQMLALLEARIGNDRDTELKNAAEEQRKIFHIRLNKFS; this is encoded by the coding sequence ATGAATTTTCAAGACATTAACGCAATGGATTTAGCTCAAGCAAAACATGCATTTATGCAATGTTGTACATCAAGTGCTTGGGTCTCAAAAATGGTGGAATCTCGTCCACATGCTGATTTAGATGCCTTATTTGAAGCGGCAAACGATAATTGGATTGGTTTATCAGAAGGCGATTATTTAGAAGCTTTTGATGGTCATCCTAAAATCGGCGATGTTAGCAGCTTAATGAAAAAGTACGCTAATACTAAAGAGCTTGCTGCCGGTGAGCAGTCAGGTATGAATGCCGCTGATGAATTGACTATAAAAGCATTAGCCAAAGGTAATGATGATTATCATGCCAAATTTGGTTTTATCTTCATTGTATGTGCAACCGGTAAAAGTGCTGCGCAGATGTTGGCGTTATTAGAAGCGCGTATTGGTAATGACCGCGATACTGAATTGAAAAATGCCGCAGAAGAGCAGCGTAAAATTTTTCATATTAGATTAAATAAATTTTCTTAG
- the guaD gene encoding guanine deaminase produces the protein MSNTTKAFRGEILHFLSDPAKDNEQSYQYFEDGVLVVKDGLVETVGLANDILPTLADDVVVKQHDNGLLMPGFVDTHIHYPQTEIIGSYGEQLLEWLETYTFPTESQFGDTNFAKPRAQFFLDQLLTNGTTTALVFGTVHPESVDAFFTQAEELNVRMICGKVMMDRNAPDNLTDTAESSYEESKALIEKWHGKGRLHYAVTPRFAPTSTSEQLHKAGQLLEEYPGVFMHTHLSENKNECAWVSDLFPECENYLDVYDKHGLLSKRSVFAHGIHLCDSEYQRLSDTDSSLSYCPTSNLFLGSGLFNLKKAEEFNVDVGLGTDVGGGTSFSQLQTLNEAYKIQQLRGEKLTALKSFYLATLGGASALDLDDKIGNFTPGKEADFIVLDYKSTDLMRVRMNNTKDILERLFVLTTLGDDRTVRETYVMGDLAHDRNNKKTSAL, from the coding sequence ATGAGTAATACAACAAAAGCATTTCGTGGTGAAATTTTACATTTTTTAAGCGATCCTGCTAAAGACAATGAGCAAAGCTATCAGTACTTTGAAGATGGTGTGCTTGTTGTTAAAGATGGCTTGGTTGAAACTGTCGGTCTAGCAAACGATATTTTGCCAACACTAGCTGATGATGTTGTTGTAAAACAGCATGATAATGGTTTATTAATGCCAGGTTTTGTTGATACTCATATCCATTATCCACAAACTGAAATAATAGGCTCATATGGTGAGCAATTATTAGAGTGGTTAGAAACTTATACTTTCCCAACTGAATCGCAGTTTGGTGATACTAATTTTGCAAAACCTAGAGCCCAATTCTTTTTAGACCAACTACTTACAAATGGTACAACAACGGCATTAGTATTTGGCACAGTTCATCCAGAATCTGTAGATGCATTTTTTACACAAGCAGAAGAGCTAAACGTACGTATGATCTGCGGTAAAGTAATGATGGATCGCAATGCGCCAGATAACTTAACAGATACTGCAGAGTCGAGTTACGAAGAATCAAAAGCACTTATCGAAAAGTGGCATGGCAAAGGTCGTTTACATTATGCGGTAACACCGCGTTTTGCTCCTACAAGTACCAGTGAACAATTACATAAAGCTGGGCAATTACTTGAAGAATACCCAGGTGTATTTATGCATACACATTTATCTGAAAACAAAAATGAATGTGCTTGGGTGAGTGATTTATTCCCTGAATGTGAAAACTATTTAGACGTTTACGATAAACACGGTTTATTAAGTAAACGTAGTGTATTTGCACACGGTATCCATTTATGTGATAGCGAATATCAAAGATTAAGCGATACCGATTCATCTCTATCTTATTGTCCAACTTCTAACTTATTTTTAGGCAGTGGTTTATTTAACTTGAAAAAAGCAGAAGAGTTTAACGTAGATGTAGGTTTAGGTACTGATGTGGGCGGCGGTACTAGCTTTTCACAATTACAAACACTAAATGAAGCTTACAAAATTCAGCAGCTAAGGGGCGAAAAACTGACTGCACTTAAGTCATTTTACTTAGCTACTTTAGGAGGTGCTTCAGCGCTCGATTTAGACGACAAAATTGGTAACTTTACTCCAGGTAAAGAAGCTGACTTTATTGTTTTAGATTACAAATCAACAGATCTAATGCGTGTACGTATGAACAATACCAAAGACATTTTAGAGCGTTTATTTGTATTAACTACATTAGGTGATGATCGTACTGTACGTGAAACTTATGTGATGGGTGACTTAGCTCATGATAGAAATAATAAAAAAACATCAGCGTTATAA
- the xdhC gene encoding xanthine dehydrogenase accessory protein XdhC, whose product MMTPNTSWVDAVKELTARGEAYVLVTILGVRGSAPRDSGTKMVVCANSSFDTIGGGHLEHKAIKIALDILSKGEQTQHLEHFPLGPKLGQCCGGTTSVLFESFASSHINIMLFGAGHVGHAIAPMLAGLPVKLHWVDEREELFPEVAANNTNHVITDNPVDEIASMPANSYYVVLTHNHQRDFDICSAILKREDFKYLGLIGSDTKWKRFQQRFDHHGIKKELVDTIACPVGLSNVPGKLPMEVAVSIVGEIIGLYQADLEPTPNKQGVDWSELKSMIDEQEHNAKKTVQSQEQKDSAQFTQ is encoded by the coding sequence ATGATGACACCAAATACCTCTTGGGTAGATGCCGTAAAAGAATTAACAGCTAGGGGCGAAGCATATGTTTTAGTGACAATTCTGGGTGTTCGTGGCTCTGCGCCAAGAGATAGTGGTACCAAAATGGTAGTATGTGCTAATTCATCATTCGATACCATAGGTGGCGGTCATTTAGAGCATAAAGCAATAAAAATTGCTTTAGACATTTTATCAAAAGGTGAGCAAACACAGCATTTAGAGCATTTTCCATTAGGCCCTAAACTGGGCCAATGTTGTGGTGGTACAACGAGCGTTTTATTTGAAAGTTTTGCCAGTTCACATATCAATATTATGTTGTTTGGTGCTGGTCATGTGGGCCATGCAATCGCACCTATGCTTGCAGGTTTACCGGTTAAATTACATTGGGTGGATGAACGTGAAGAGCTATTCCCTGAAGTAGCTGCCAATAATACTAATCATGTGATCACGGATAACCCTGTTGATGAAATAGCCAGTATGCCAGCTAATAGCTATTACGTTGTTTTAACGCATAACCATCAAAGAGATTTCGATATTTGCAGTGCCATTTTAAAACGTGAAGACTTTAAGTATTTAGGTTTAATTGGTTCTGATACCAAATGGAAAAGATTCCAACAAAGATTCGACCACCACGGCATTAAAAAAGAATTAGTAGACACAATCGCATGTCCTGTGGGGTTAAGTAATGTGCCAGGTAAGTTACCTATGGAAGTTGCGGTATCAATTGTTGGCGAAATTATAGGTTTATATCAAGCAGATCTGGAGCCAACACCAAATAAGCAAGGTGTTGATTGGAGTGAACTAAAATCAATGATTGATGAGCAAGAACACAATGCTAAAAAGACAGTTCAAAGCCAAGAGCAAAAAGATAGCGCGCAATTTACGCAATAA
- the xdhA gene encoding xanthine dehydrogenase small subunit: MADNQIQFLLNDRLTTLSDVNPNTSILQYLRNNAGKNGTKEGCASGDCGACTVVVAEYAGGNLRYKSLNACISLLPSLHGKQLITAEDLQDGDTLHPVQKAMVDFHGSQCGFCTPGFIMSLFALHKNFPEPEKEQTLEALAGNLCRCTGYRAIIDAAKAANNHGPDQFDRNKGQTIETLAMIQKDTMQQLSYGDQVAFSPTTLKELSELMLAHPDARIVAGGTDIVLEITQMMKSLGTIIYVGNVPELQTFEQNDSEFAVGAALPYTEFTSSLATEYHEFGEMIERIGSLQIRNQGTLGGNVGNASPIGDTPPVLIALDAQINLRKGDDNRIIPIEDYFVDYKVTLQQKSEFIQSIIIPKAKENTHLKVYKISKRFDDDISAVLAAFNLEIDGDVIKSARIAFGGMAGIPKRAANCEKALNGQPWTQNTIETAMAVLATDFTPMNDVRASAQYRMQVAQNLLQKAFIEMTQPNTNTGVLYHA, translated from the coding sequence ATGGCAGATAATCAAATTCAATTTTTACTTAACGATCGTTTAACGACCTTAAGTGATGTAAATCCAAATACCAGTATTCTTCAATATCTAAGAAACAATGCCGGTAAAAATGGCACGAAAGAAGGTTGTGCTTCAGGAGATTGTGGTGCATGTACTGTTGTTGTTGCCGAATATGCTGGTGGAAACTTACGTTATAAAAGTTTAAATGCATGTATTAGCTTATTACCTAGCCTGCATGGTAAGCAGTTGATCACAGCTGAAGATTTACAAGATGGCGATACCTTGCACCCAGTACAAAAAGCCATGGTTGATTTTCATGGTTCACAATGTGGATTTTGTACACCAGGTTTTATTATGTCTTTATTTGCTCTACATAAAAATTTTCCAGAGCCAGAAAAAGAACAAACATTAGAAGCACTGGCTGGTAACTTATGTCGCTGTACTGGCTATCGCGCAATTATTGATGCCGCTAAAGCGGCTAATAATCACGGACCTGATCAGTTTGACCGCAATAAAGGCCAAACAATTGAAACACTAGCTATGATCCAAAAAGATACTATGCAGCAATTATCATATGGCGATCAGGTGGCTTTTAGTCCAACAACATTAAAAGAATTAAGTGAGTTAATGCTAGCTCACCCAGATGCACGCATTGTTGCTGGTGGCACAGATATCGTACTTGAAATCACACAAATGATGAAGAGCTTAGGTACTATCATTTATGTTGGCAACGTACCTGAGCTACAAACGTTTGAGCAAAATGATTCAGAGTTTGCTGTTGGTGCTGCACTACCTTATACCGAATTTACATCTAGCCTTGCCACTGAATATCATGAGTTTGGTGAGATGATTGAACGTATCGGTTCATTGCAAATACGAAACCAAGGTACATTAGGCGGCAATGTAGGTAATGCTTCGCCAATTGGTGATACGCCGCCAGTATTAATCGCATTAGATGCACAAATTAATTTACGCAAAGGTGATGATAATCGCATTATCCCAATTGAAGATTATTTTGTTGATTATAAAGTAACATTACAGCAAAAAAGCGAATTTATTCAAAGTATCATTATTCCTAAAGCAAAAGAAAATACACACCTTAAAGTTTATAAAATATCAAAACGTTTTGATGATGATATTTCAGCTGTATTGGCTGCATTTAACTTAGAAATCGACGGTGATGTGATCAAAAGTGCACGAATTGCATTTGGTGGTATGGCTGGTATTCCTAAACGCGCAGCTAACTGTGAAAAAGCGCTTAATGGTCAACCTTGGACACAAAACACAATTGAAACCGCAATGGCTGTTTTAGCAACTGATTTTACACCTATGAATGATGTACGCGCATCAGCGCAATATCGAATGCAAGTAGCACAAAACTTATTACAAAAAGCCTTTATCGAAATGACACAACCTAACACTAATACTGGAGTTTTATATCATGCGTAA
- the uraH gene encoding hydroxyisourate hydrolase, which produces MSQITTHILDTTKGLPARSVPIKLFKEVAGDWQVISQGITNDDGRIAGLLDDDLVLDAGNYRMHFDTKSYFDMNKEQGFYPYVDIVFSIDGSGTHYHIPLLLTAYGYSTYRGS; this is translated from the coding sequence ATGAGCCAGATCACAACTCACATATTAGATACAACAAAAGGGCTGCCAGCGCGCTCAGTGCCAATTAAATTATTTAAAGAAGTTGCAGGCGATTGGCAAGTGATCTCACAAGGGATCACTAATGATGATGGTCGTATTGCAGGTTTATTAGATGATGATCTTGTTTTAGACGCCGGTAATTACCGTATGCACTTTGATACTAAGTCTTATTTTGATATGAACAAAGAGCAAGGCTTTTATCCATATGTTGATATCGTATTTAGCATAGATGGCAGTGGTACGCATTATCATATTCCATTGTTATTAACTGCCTATGGTTACTCAACTTACAGAGGTAGCTAA
- the alc gene encoding allantoicase produces the protein MNQEELNTYYTQHFIDMAQARLGGETLACSDDFFAEMENLIKPGRGIFIEEKFTDRGKWMDGWESRRSYGRDNGREFDWCTIRLGVPGVIRGFDIDTNHFKGNAPQSVSVEACHCDGDIKDAVWTTILDQSTTDAHSQNLFPVNVDLENKEQVWTHVRLNMFPDGGVARFRVYGDPKLDPKNFVEGELIDLASIKNGARALLCSDMFFSDKNNLIMPGRGVNMGDGWETKRRRDPGPDWSIVKLAVPGDLQKLIVDTAHFKGNFPDTFSLEATNSTDEEVLGGTVEWQEVICKTKLYADREHLFISEINSGNNSFSHIRLNIFPDGGISRLRLFGLPK, from the coding sequence ATGAATCAAGAGGAATTGAACACTTATTACACCCAACATTTTATTGATATGGCACAAGCCCGCTTAGGCGGAGAAACATTAGCTTGTAGCGATGATTTTTTTGCTGAAATGGAAAACCTGATCAAACCAGGTCGCGGTATTTTCATTGAAGAAAAATTTACAGACCGTGGTAAATGGATGGATGGTTGGGAGTCACGCCGAAGCTATGGTCGTGATAATGGTCGAGAATTTGACTGGTGTACAATTCGTCTTGGTGTTCCTGGTGTGATCCGTGGTTTTGATATAGATACAAACCACTTTAAAGGCAATGCACCGCAATCAGTTTCTGTTGAAGCATGTCATTGTGATGGCGATATTAAAGATGCAGTTTGGACAACGATTTTAGATCAAAGCACAACTGATGCACATAGCCAAAACCTTTTCCCAGTAAATGTTGATTTAGAAAATAAAGAACAAGTTTGGACTCACGTGAGGTTGAATATGTTCCCTGATGGCGGTGTAGCGCGTTTTCGCGTTTATGGTGATCCTAAATTAGATCCTAAAAACTTTGTTGAAGGTGAACTCATTGATTTAGCGTCTATTAAAAATGGTGCTCGGGCCTTGTTATGTTCAGACATGTTTTTTAGCGATAAAAATAATTTAATTATGCCAGGGCGTGGTGTGAATATGGGGGATGGTTGGGAGACGAAACGTCGTCGTGATCCGGGTCCTGATTGGTCAATAGTTAAATTAGCTGTCCCAGGTGATTTACAAAAACTGATTGTAGATACCGCGCACTTTAAAGGTAACTTCCCAGATACTTTCTCGTTAGAGGCAACAAATAGCACAGATGAAGAGGTATTAGGTGGCACTGTTGAGTGGCAAGAAGTGATATGTAAAACCAAGCTTTATGCGGATCGTGAGCATTTATTTATAAGTGAAATAAACAGCGGTAACAATTCATTTAGTCATATTCGCCTTAACATATTCCCTGATGGCGGTATTTCTCGTTTACGTTTATTTGGCTTGCCTAAATAG
- the allB gene encoding allantoinase AllB translates to MSSSNIKNQNPTNHFAIRSQRVVTEKGVHAATVIIKNGLIDAIREHDYQPNCAVEDLGNKVLMPGLVDSHVHINEPGRTEWEGFNTATQAAAAGGITTLVDMPLNCIPVTINKQAFDEKLDAVVDKLWVDCGFWGGVIPDSVNDLDELLDAGVLGVKSFLIDSGIEEFPNMEADDLRKAMPILAKHNSPYLIHAELDCGNSEPAEISDSYQTFLDSRPKSWENDAIDMMIDLNREVKANGQDCHVHIVHLSSAEAISSIKAAREEGQSLTIETCPHYLTLFSEEIPDGKTLFKCCPPIRENDNRHQLWQGLKDGVIDFIVSDHSPCTPQLKHIDSGDIEKAWGGISALQFGLPLIWTQAAERGFGLTDIAHWMSAQTAKFIGMDHIKGYIKVGYHADFVVFDDKSEYEITNEMIKHRHKITPYEGRTVKGRVERTYLRGQTVYDNDEFMNAPVGQPLLKGRV, encoded by the coding sequence ATGTCTAGTAGTAATATTAAAAATCAAAATCCGACAAATCATTTTGCCATTCGCAGCCAACGTGTTGTGACAGAAAAAGGCGTTCATGCAGCCACTGTTATTATTAAAAATGGTTTAATTGATGCTATTAGAGAGCATGATTATCAGCCTAATTGTGCTGTCGAAGATTTAGGTAATAAAGTATTAATGCCAGGTTTAGTTGATAGTCATGTTCATATTAACGAACCTGGTCGTACAGAATGGGAAGGCTTTAATACAGCAACTCAAGCGGCAGCTGCTGGTGGTATAACAACTTTAGTAGATATGCCTTTAAACTGTATTCCAGTCACTATTAACAAGCAGGCATTTGATGAAAAGCTTGATGCTGTAGTTGACAAACTTTGGGTTGATTGCGGTTTTTGGGGCGGCGTTATTCCTGATAGCGTAAATGATTTAGATGAGTTATTAGATGCTGGTGTATTAGGTGTTAAATCATTTTTAATTGATTCAGGCATTGAAGAGTTTCCAAATATGGAAGCCGATGATTTACGCAAAGCCATGCCTATTCTAGCAAAGCACAACTCACCTTATTTAATTCATGCTGAACTTGATTGCGGTAACAGTGAACCTGCAGAAATTAGTGACAGCTATCAAACATTTTTAGACTCACGCCCTAAATCGTGGGAAAACGATGCTATTGATATGATGATAGACCTTAACCGTGAAGTGAAAGCGAATGGTCAAGATTGTCATGTTCATATTGTGCATTTATCAAGTGCAGAAGCGATCAGCAGTATCAAAGCAGCTCGTGAAGAAGGTCAAAGTTTAACAATTGAAACTTGCCCACATTATTTAACTTTATTTTCTGAAGAAATTCCTGATGGCAAAACATTATTTAAATGTTGTCCGCCAATTCGTGAAAATGATAATCGTCATCAACTTTGGCAAGGCCTAAAAGATGGTGTAATTGATTTTATCGTATCAGATCACTCACCTTGTACTCCGCAACTAAAACATATTGATAGCGGTGATATAGAAAAGGCTTGGGGTGGTATTTCAGCACTGCAATTTGGATTACCGTTAATTTGGACACAAGCGGCAGAGCGCGGTTTTGGCTTAACTGATATCGCTCATTGGATGAGTGCACAAACGGCTAAATTTATAGGTATGGATCATATTAAAGGTTATATAAAAGTGGGTTACCACGCTGATTTTGTTGTCTTTGATGATAAATCTGAATATGAGATCACTAATGAGATGATTAAACATAGACACAAAATCACACCTTATGAAGGCCGAACAGTAAAAGGGCGTGTAGAGCGTACTTATTTACGTGGTCAAACAGTTTATGACAACGATGAATTTATGAATGCGCCTGTAGGCCAGCCTTTACTAAAAGGTAGAGTTTAA